The Panicum hallii strain FIL2 chromosome 9, PHallii_v3.1, whole genome shotgun sequence genome has a window encoding:
- the LOC112874168 gene encoding uncharacterized protein LOC112874168 isoform X1, translated as MGERSTTDPQRFGDMSNIGSSTGWTDEKHMLYITSLEESFVNQLYSSNGEINSLESFHRTSGVWQNTCYSGDGRNTKYDQGQGYWGMIGVDEAESRLSEVGYIGSPCSRGSSYHMDDASTNGPKQDRTSYHARQRTSRGSAAFRSRQHGPSFYWKTESSDQNFDGEAEGSRKQGRGSKNQQKLASTAEVGPSGGIGLH; from the exons GACATGTCGAATATAGGTTCATCGACTGGTTGGACAGATGAGAAGCACATGCTCTACATTACCTCATTGGAGGAATCGTTTGTTAATCAATTGTACAGTAGTAATGGGGAAATCAATTCTTTAGAGTCGTTCCATCGGACTTCAGGTGTATGGCAAAACACTTGTTATAGTGGAGATGGTAGAAACACAAAATATGATCAG GGCCAAGGATATTGGGGAATGATCGGGGTTGACGAAGCTGAATCGAGATTATCAGAGGTTGGGTATATTGGTTCACCTTGTTCTAGGGGTTCATCCTATCATATGGATGATGCATCAACTAATGGTCCAAAACAAGATAGAACTAGTTACCACGCAAGACAAAGAACTTCTAGAGGGTCTGCTGCTTTCCGTTCGCGGCAGCATGGCCCTTCCTTTTATTGGAAAACAG AGTCATCAGACCAGAACTTTGATGGGGAGGCTGAAGGTAGCAGGAAACAAGGCCGAGGGAGCAAAAACCAGCAAAAACTTGCTAGTACAGCTGAG GTCGGCCCATCTGGAGGTATAGGTTTACATTAG
- the LOC112874168 gene encoding uncharacterized protein LOC112874168 isoform X2 — translation MSNIGSSTGWTDEKHMLYITSLEESFVNQLYSSNGEINSLESFHRTSGVWQNTCYSGDGRNTKYDQGQGYWGMIGVDEAESRLSEVGYIGSPCSRGSSYHMDDASTNGPKQDRTSYHARQRTSRGSAAFRSRQHGPSFYWKTESSDQNFDGEAEGSRKQGRGSKNQQKLASTAEVGPSGGIGLH, via the exons ATGTCGAATATAGGTTCATCGACTGGTTGGACAGATGAGAAGCACATGCTCTACATTACCTCATTGGAGGAATCGTTTGTTAATCAATTGTACAGTAGTAATGGGGAAATCAATTCTTTAGAGTCGTTCCATCGGACTTCAGGTGTATGGCAAAACACTTGTTATAGTGGAGATGGTAGAAACACAAAATATGATCAG GGCCAAGGATATTGGGGAATGATCGGGGTTGACGAAGCTGAATCGAGATTATCAGAGGTTGGGTATATTGGTTCACCTTGTTCTAGGGGTTCATCCTATCATATGGATGATGCATCAACTAATGGTCCAAAACAAGATAGAACTAGTTACCACGCAAGACAAAGAACTTCTAGAGGGTCTGCTGCTTTCCGTTCGCGGCAGCATGGCCCTTCCTTTTATTGGAAAACAG AGTCATCAGACCAGAACTTTGATGGGGAGGCTGAAGGTAGCAGGAAACAAGGCCGAGGGAGCAAAAACCAGCAAAAACTTGCTAGTACAGCTGAG GTCGGCCCATCTGGAGGTATAGGTTTACATTAG